The Candidatus Zixiibacteriota bacterium genome includes a window with the following:
- the ggt gene encoding gamma-glutamyltransferase, which produces MSKDDRNRVNLSSKLIIASIVTVAVLATVAFAFFGCSGVGVSHLHENGVVATSSPVATRIGLQVLQQGGNAFDAAVAVGFALAVAYPEAGNIGGGGFALVYEAESGQVRALDFRETAPAAATEKMYQTPKGDVIPNASTLGAKAAGVPGTVAGLHVLWKEYGSRTWEELVTLAAELADSGLIVDNHLAASLDDYQDSLTTFTSTAAIFAPGGRILKAGDRLVQTDLANTLSAIATDGPDGFYSGETAQRIIDCMKEHGGIISAEDLTGYQPVWREPLSFDFGPLKVYSMPPPSSGGICLGQILKLLEPYDFSVYSATSPEYIHLFCEAAKLAYADRSEHLGDPEFWTVPDKLLDKNYLDSRRRLIDSTQARPSDQVRPGIFGSESDQTTHFSILDADGNIVSMTYTINTTFGSKLVVDGAGFLLNNEMDDFSIKPGEPNVFGLVGGEANKIEPGKRMLSSMSPTIVFRSGKPCLVLGSPGGSKIITTVAQTIINIERFGMSLQEAVDQPRYHHQWLPDIVYLEEGKFSIQTKQGLIGMGHVIKERTPFGDVQAIMIRSDGLYEGASDPRENGLALGY; this is translated from the coding sequence TTGTCGAAAGACGACCGTAACAGAGTCAATCTCAGTTCCAAGCTCATAATAGCATCGATAGTGACCGTCGCCGTTCTGGCGACGGTCGCCTTTGCCTTTTTCGGATGCTCCGGTGTCGGCGTTTCGCATCTTCATGAGAACGGGGTGGTGGCGACATCATCGCCGGTGGCGACACGTATCGGACTTCAGGTGCTGCAGCAAGGTGGAAACGCTTTCGATGCCGCCGTAGCGGTTGGCTTTGCCCTGGCGGTGGCTTACCCGGAAGCGGGTAATATCGGCGGCGGGGGATTCGCGCTGGTCTATGAGGCGGAATCGGGACAAGTTCGAGCGCTTGATTTCCGCGAGACCGCCCCGGCTGCGGCTACGGAAAAGATGTACCAGACACCTAAAGGGGATGTGATTCCAAATGCTTCCACACTTGGGGCTAAAGCTGCCGGTGTGCCCGGTACGGTCGCCGGTTTGCATGTTCTCTGGAAGGAGTATGGAAGTCGCACCTGGGAAGAGCTGGTTACCCTGGCCGCGGAATTGGCTGATTCCGGATTGATTGTGGATAATCATCTGGCGGCTTCCCTGGATGATTATCAAGATAGCCTCACAACTTTCACTTCGACTGCGGCAATCTTCGCCCCCGGAGGTCGGATACTTAAAGCTGGAGACAGGCTTGTTCAGACCGATTTGGCCAATACCCTATCGGCAATTGCAACCGATGGTCCCGATGGCTTCTACAGCGGGGAGACAGCTCAAAGGATCATTGACTGCATGAAGGAGCACGGCGGGATCATCTCTGCTGAGGATCTGACCGGTTATCAACCGGTGTGGCGCGAGCCGTTGAGCTTCGATTTCGGCCCGCTGAAAGTGTACTCGATGCCGCCGCCGTCATCGGGTGGAATATGTCTGGGACAGATATTGAAACTGCTTGAGCCTTATGATTTTTCGGTATACTCCGCTACTTCTCCGGAGTATATCCATCTTTTCTGTGAGGCGGCCAAGCTGGCTTACGCTGATCGGTCGGAGCATTTAGGTGATCCGGAGTTTTGGACGGTACCGGACAAACTGCTGGACAAGAACTACCTTGACAGCCGTCGCAGACTGATCGATTCCACCCAGGCGCGTCCATCGGATCAGGTTCGTCCCGGTATCTTTGGCAGTGAATCCGACCAGACCACCCATTTCAGCATTCTTGACGCCGACGGCAACATCGTCTCCATGACCTACACGATTAACACTACGTTCGGCTCTAAATTGGTGGTAGACGGCGCCGGATTTCTGCTCAACAACGAGATGGATGACTTCTCGATAAAACCGGGTGAACCGAATGTATTCGGTCTGGTCGGCGGCGAAGCGAACAAAATCGAACCGGGCAAGCGAATGTTGTCGTCAATGTCGCCGACGATCGTGTTCCGTTCCGGCAAGCCCTGTCTGGTATTGGGATCGCCGGGTGGGTCCAAGATCATCACGACGGTGGCACAGACGATTATTAACATCGAACGTTTTGGAATGTCGCTGCAGGAAGCGGTCGATCAACCTCGTTACCATCATCAATGGCTGCCTGATATTGTCTACCTTGAGGAAGGCAAGTTTTCCATTCAGACCAAGCAGGGTCTGATCGGAATGGGGCACGTTATCAAGGAACGAACGCCGTTCGGTGATGTACAGGCGATCATGATCCGGAGTGACGGCCTTTATGAGGGAGCTTCCGATCCGCGCGAAAACGGGCTGGCGCTGGGATACTAG